In Desulfofundulus kuznetsovii DSM 6115, the following are encoded in one genomic region:
- the ligA gene encoding NAD-dependent DNA ligase LigA has translation MDSALERARQRVEELRREIEYHNYRYYVLDDPVISDERYDALMRELIKLESKYPSLVTPDSPSQRVGGQPREGFATVRHRIPMLSLANAFDEGELRDFDRRVRSALPGEPVEYVVELKIDGLAVSLRYENGLLITGATRGDGETGEDITANLKTIRAVPLRLRRPVPLLEVRGEVYMSKEAFMRLNETREEAGEPLFANPRNAAAGSLRQLDPAVTASRQLSIFVYGTGEIEGVSVNTHAETLALLKELGFPVNPHHRLLPDIQAVIDYCNKWQEERFNLPYVIDGLVIKVNSLDQQARLGATMKSPRWAIAFKFPAEQARTRVRDIILRVGRTGVLTPTAILEPVRLAGTTVSRATLHNEDIIKEKDIRIGDTVIVQKAGDVIPEVVAVIPEERTGDEKPFVMPRRCPECGAEAVRPPGEAGTRCTNIACPARLREGLIHFASRNAMDIAGLGPAVIGQLLAAGLVRDPADLYTLRLEDLVPLERLGKKSAQNLLEAIERSKSNPLYRLIFALGIRHVGERAARILAQRFGSLDRLSRATYEELVTIPEIGPKIAESVITFFAQEQNRRVLEKLAAAGVNTRQEPEEEPGDKPLAGKVFVLTGSLSHFTRQEAQELIERLGGRVSSSVSRKTDYVVVGENPGSKYDRALALGIPILREEDFRRLVQD, from the coding sequence TTGGACAGCGCCTTGGAAAGAGCCCGCCAGCGGGTTGAGGAGCTGCGCCGGGAAATTGAATACCACAATTACCGTTACTACGTGCTGGACGACCCGGTAATTTCCGACGAGCGCTACGACGCTTTGATGCGGGAACTGATCAAACTGGAAAGCAAATACCCGTCTCTGGTCACTCCGGATTCACCCAGCCAGCGGGTGGGGGGACAACCCCGGGAAGGTTTTGCCACCGTGCGCCACCGCATCCCCATGCTCAGCCTGGCCAACGCTTTCGACGAGGGAGAGTTGCGGGATTTTGACCGCCGGGTGCGTTCCGCCCTGCCCGGGGAACCGGTGGAGTATGTGGTGGAGCTGAAAATAGACGGGCTGGCCGTTTCCCTGCGCTATGAAAACGGCCTGCTGATTACCGGGGCCACCCGGGGAGATGGGGAGACCGGCGAGGACATTACCGCCAACTTGAAAACCATCCGGGCCGTCCCCTTGCGCCTGCGCCGCCCCGTTCCCCTGCTGGAAGTGCGGGGGGAAGTCTACATGTCCAAGGAGGCCTTTATGCGTCTAAATGAAACCCGGGAAGAAGCGGGCGAGCCCCTCTTTGCCAACCCGCGCAACGCCGCTGCGGGCAGCCTGCGCCAGCTGGACCCGGCCGTAACAGCCTCCCGGCAGCTGAGCATCTTTGTCTACGGGACCGGGGAGATCGAGGGGGTTAGTGTAAATACCCACGCCGAAACCCTGGCCCTGCTCAAAGAGCTGGGCTTTCCCGTCAATCCCCATCACCGCCTTTTGCCCGATATCCAGGCGGTGATTGATTACTGTAACAAGTGGCAGGAAGAGCGCTTTAACCTCCCCTATGTCATTGACGGCCTGGTCATTAAAGTCAACTCCCTGGATCAGCAGGCCCGGCTCGGTGCCACCATGAAGAGCCCCCGCTGGGCCATTGCCTTCAAGTTTCCGGCCGAACAGGCCAGAACCAGAGTGCGGGACATTATCCTGCGGGTGGGGCGTACCGGAGTCCTGACCCCCACCGCCATTTTAGAACCGGTCCGCCTGGCCGGCACCACCGTCAGCCGGGCCACGCTGCACAACGAGGACATAATCAAGGAGAAGGACATCCGGATCGGGGACACGGTAATTGTACAAAAGGCCGGCGATGTTATTCCGGAAGTGGTCGCGGTAATCCCGGAAGAGCGCACCGGAGACGAAAAACCATTTGTCATGCCCCGCCGCTGTCCCGAATGCGGCGCGGAGGCCGTCCGTCCCCCGGGAGAAGCGGGAACCCGCTGCACCAACATCGCCTGCCCGGCCCGGCTGCGGGAGGGATTGATCCACTTTGCTTCCCGCAATGCCATGGATATTGCCGGCCTGGGGCCGGCGGTAATCGGCCAGCTGCTGGCAGCGGGGCTGGTGCGGGACCCGGCGGATCTTTACACCCTGCGCCTGGAGGACCTGGTGCCCCTGGAGCGCCTGGGCAAAAAATCGGCCCAGAACCTCCTGGAGGCCATTGAAAGAAGCAAGTCCAACCCCCTGTACCGCTTGATTTTTGCCCTGGGCATCCGGCACGTGGGGGAAAGGGCCGCGCGTATTTTGGCCCAGCGCTTCGGTTCCCTGGACCGGCTCTCCCGGGCCACATATGAAGAACTGGTGACCATTCCGGAAATCGGCCCCAAGATTGCCGAAAGCGTGATAACCTTTTTTGCCCAGGAACAAAACCGCCGGGTGCTGGAAAAACTGGCCGCCGCCGGAGTAAATACCCGCCAAGAGCCAGAAGAAGAGCCCGGCGACAAACCCCTGGCGGGCAAAGTTTTCGTCCTCACCGGCAGCCTTTCGCATTTCACCCGGCAGGAGGCCCAGGAACTGATTGAGCGCCTGGGCGGGCGCGTAAGCTCCAGTGTGAGCAGGAAAACCGATTATGTGGTGGTGGGGGAGAATCCCGGCAGCAAATACGACAGGGCCCTGGCCCTGGGTATCCCCATCCTGCGGGAAGAAGACTTTCGCCGCCTGGTGCAGGACTGA
- a CDS encoding lipid II flippase Amj family protein: MTRLLIVALLTAIIHMINTLIYSVRLAGVRTQRLATALSLFQVIFLIASTANLIQAPLMSSIVEHAINAGLRHAGGGDILADPYYQAQLARLNMEIRLVILAATGGTILGGLLIPTFVRIFTRGIMLLEDLGSVPRMILKMILSPRQLLTMARKVKLPGVGRFRDALRGPLNIPRHFLVANILITGIWTTGVLSALYAGALIPQFRSTATLTSGIVNGVAAVLAATVVDPTAAMITDQAMRGVRPEEDVKQMAVYLALTRLAGTLLAQALFVPGALVIRFVAELIT, encoded by the coding sequence ATGACCCGTCTGCTGATTGTGGCCCTGTTGACGGCCATCATTCACATGATCAATACCCTGATTTATTCCGTGCGCCTGGCCGGGGTGCGCACCCAGCGCCTGGCCACGGCCCTGTCCCTTTTCCAGGTGATCTTTCTCATTGCCAGCACGGCCAACCTGATTCAGGCCCCCCTGATGTCCTCCATTGTGGAACACGCCATTAACGCCGGCTTAAGGCATGCCGGCGGCGGGGACATCCTGGCCGATCCCTACTACCAGGCCCAGCTTGCCAGGTTAAACATGGAAATCCGTCTGGTCATCCTGGCCGCCACCGGGGGAACCATCCTGGGGGGGCTTTTAATCCCCACCTTCGTCCGGATATTCACCCGGGGGATAATGCTCCTGGAGGATCTGGGTTCGGTACCCCGCATGATCTTAAAAATGATCCTCTCCCCCCGGCAGCTTTTAACCATGGCCAGAAAGGTTAAACTACCGGGAGTGGGCCGTTTCCGGGACGCCCTGCGGGGGCCGCTGAACATACCCCGGCACTTCCTGGTGGCCAATATTTTAATCACCGGCATCTGGACCACCGGTGTGCTCTCGGCCCTGTATGCGGGGGCGTTGATACCCCAGTTCCGGTCCACGGCCACCCTTACTTCGGGAATTGTCAACGGCGTGGCCGCCGTTCTGGCGGCCACCGTGGTGGATCCCACGGCAGCCATGATCACCGACCAGGCCATGCGGGGGGTGCGCCCGGAGGAAGATGTGAAGCAAATGGCCGTCTACCTTGCCCTGACCAGACTTGCTGGTACCCTTTTGGCCCAGGCCCTCTTTGTTCCAGGGGCACTGGTGATCCGCTTTGTGGCCGAACTGATTACCTGA
- the pcrA gene encoding DNA helicase PcrA has protein sequence MDLLKNLNEAQKEAVQHKDGPLLVLAGAGSGKTRVLTTRIAYLLQQGVDPHHILAITFTNKAAREMKERVQTMVPHVARDLWVSTFHSACLRILRKQARFLGYSENFVVYDEHDQQTVLKDCLKELNLDEKRFPPRAVAAIISGAKNKLLGPDAYQDEVFDFYSRHVARIYALYQDKLFRNNALDFDDLIMLTVRLFRENPAVLRYYQNRFRYILVDEYQDTNHAQYVLVNLLAREHRNLCVVGDPDQGIYSWRGANIQNILDFEKDYPDAKVVKLEQNYRSTQTILDAANHVIRRNRGRREKRLWTAAGAGNPVVVYLAHDERAEANFVADRITRLHRLGVPYRDMAVLYRTHAMSRVLEEILLHRGIPYTIVGGLRFYDRKEIKDLLAYLRLVVNPSDTVSLRRIINVPRRGIGEASFNRLLAFSAAREIPVLEALARVEEIPGLTKSVRAACMELARLFGWLYEHQGELTVTGLAWEVLQRSGYWQELLAENTVESRTRQENLKEFLSVTQDFDRQAGEQTLSAFLAELSLVSDIDRYDEEADQVVLMTLHSAKGLEFPVVFLVGMEEGVFPHSRSLVEPAELEEERRLCYVGITRARERLYLTHCWQRTLYGATRHNDPSRFLEEIPPHLVTVDDPLDRGNGAKRPKPAPGGAGLPRGAAKETEPGMLPPVREQAPVYAFSPGDRVRHRKWGQGTVINVRGQGENAELQVEFPNLGTKILLARYAPLERV, from the coding sequence ATGGACCTGTTGAAAAACCTCAATGAAGCCCAAAAAGAAGCAGTGCAGCACAAAGACGGACCCCTTTTAGTGCTGGCGGGCGCGGGCAGCGGTAAAACCCGGGTACTGACCACCCGTATCGCCTATCTCCTGCAGCAGGGGGTGGACCCGCACCATATCCTGGCCATCACCTTTACCAACAAGGCGGCCCGGGAAATGAAGGAGCGGGTCCAGACCATGGTTCCCCATGTAGCGCGGGACCTGTGGGTTTCCACCTTCCATTCGGCCTGCCTGCGCATCCTGCGCAAGCAAGCCCGTTTTCTGGGCTACTCCGAGAATTTTGTGGTTTACGATGAGCATGACCAGCAAACGGTTCTGAAAGATTGCCTGAAAGAATTAAACCTGGATGAGAAAAGGTTTCCACCCCGGGCCGTGGCCGCGATCATTTCCGGAGCGAAAAATAAACTGTTAGGACCCGATGCTTACCAGGACGAGGTCTTTGATTTCTATTCCCGTCATGTGGCCCGTATTTACGCCCTGTACCAGGACAAGCTATTCCGCAACAACGCCCTGGATTTTGACGACCTGATTATGCTCACGGTGCGCCTGTTCCGGGAAAACCCCGCGGTTTTACGCTACTACCAGAACCGTTTTCGTTATATCCTGGTGGACGAGTACCAGGACACCAACCACGCCCAGTACGTGCTGGTGAACCTCCTGGCCCGGGAGCACCGCAACCTCTGCGTGGTGGGCGACCCGGACCAGGGTATTTACAGCTGGCGTGGGGCGAATATCCAGAACATCCTCGACTTTGAAAAAGATTACCCCGATGCAAAGGTGGTCAAACTGGAGCAAAACTACCGCTCCACCCAGACCATTCTGGATGCCGCCAATCACGTCATCCGGCGCAACCGGGGGCGCAGGGAAAAAAGGCTCTGGACGGCCGCCGGTGCGGGGAACCCGGTGGTGGTTTACCTGGCCCATGACGAGCGGGCCGAGGCCAATTTCGTGGCCGACCGCATTACCCGGCTCCACCGCCTGGGAGTACCCTACCGGGATATGGCGGTGCTTTACCGCACCCACGCCATGTCCCGGGTGCTGGAAGAAATCCTGCTGCACCGGGGTATTCCCTACACCATTGTGGGCGGCCTGCGCTTCTACGACCGTAAGGAAATCAAGGACCTGCTGGCCTACCTCCGGCTGGTGGTGAACCCGTCAGACACGGTAAGTTTAAGGCGCATTATTAACGTACCACGGCGGGGCATCGGGGAGGCTTCCTTTAACAGGCTGCTTGCCTTCAGTGCGGCCAGAGAAATCCCGGTACTGGAAGCCCTGGCCCGGGTGGAGGAAATACCCGGCCTGACCAAAAGCGTACGGGCGGCCTGCATGGAACTGGCCCGCCTCTTTGGCTGGCTTTATGAACACCAGGGCGAGTTAACCGTAACCGGTCTGGCCTGGGAAGTGCTCCAGCGATCAGGATACTGGCAGGAGCTCCTGGCCGAAAATACGGTGGAATCCCGCACCCGGCAGGAAAACCTGAAGGAATTTCTCTCGGTGACCCAGGACTTCGACCGCCAGGCCGGGGAACAAACCTTGAGCGCCTTTCTGGCCGAGCTTTCCCTGGTGAGCGACATAGACCGCTACGACGAGGAAGCCGACCAGGTGGTGCTGATGACCCTGCACAGCGCCAAGGGGCTGGAGTTCCCGGTGGTCTTCCTGGTGGGGATGGAGGAGGGGGTTTTCCCGCACTCCCGTTCCCTGGTGGAACCGGCGGAACTGGAGGAGGAAAGGCGCCTCTGTTACGTAGGCATTACCCGGGCCAGGGAACGGCTTTATTTAACCCACTGCTGGCAGCGCACCCTGTATGGTGCCACCCGGCACAACGACCCGTCCCGTTTTCTGGAAGAGATACCGCCCCACCTGGTTACAGTCGATGACCCCCTCGATAGGGGGAATGGGGCAAAGCGGCCAAAACCCGCCCCGGGCGGGGCCGGACTGCCCCGGGGAGCGGCCAAAGAAACGGAACCCGGTATGCTCCCGCCCGTCCGGGAGCAGGCTCCAGTGTACGCCTTCAGCCCCGGTGACCGGGTCAGGCACCGTAAATGGGGCCAGGGTACGGTGATCAACGTAAGGGGACAGGGGGAAAACGCCGAATTACAGGTGGAGTTCCCCAACCTGGGCACCAAAATCCTTCTGGCCCGCTACGCCCCCCTGGAACGGGTTTAA
- the hisI gene encoding phosphoribosyl-AMP cyclohydrolase gives MAFEPGCLKYDSAGLIPAIIQDADTSTVLMMAYMNKEALEKTLATGETWFWSRSRQKLWHKGETSGNVQKVQEITYDCDRDTLLVKVKQTGAACHEGYFTCFHYRINPETGQTEVIGEQQFNPEEVYGPKCQPEDNPPAAEDSGGAPALGHEGDEKKAPAVNALILEELFQVIKERQEKRPPGSYTAKLFNKGLDKMLEKLGEETTELIIEAKNRDRKEVVEESADVLYHLLVILAEQGITPAEVFAELAERRKDD, from the coding sequence ATGGCTTTTGAACCTGGCTGTTTAAAATACGACAGTGCCGGTCTAATCCCGGCCATCATCCAGGACGCCGATACCAGTACCGTACTGATGATGGCCTACATGAACAAGGAAGCGCTGGAAAAAACCCTGGCCACCGGGGAAACCTGGTTCTGGAGCCGCAGCCGGCAAAAGTTGTGGCACAAAGGGGAAACCTCCGGCAACGTGCAAAAGGTGCAGGAGATAACCTACGATTGCGACCGGGACACCCTGCTGGTCAAGGTCAAGCAAACGGGAGCCGCCTGCCACGAGGGTTACTTCACCTGCTTCCACTACCGCATCAATCCGGAAACGGGGCAAACGGAAGTGATTGGGGAGCAGCAGTTTAATCCGGAAGAGGTTTACGGCCCCAAATGCCAGCCGGAGGATAACCCGCCGGCGGCAGAAGATAGCGGTGGCGCACCTGCACTGGGGCACGAAGGTGATGAAAAAAAAGCTCCAGCGGTTAATGCCTTGATACTGGAGGAACTGTTCCAGGTAATCAAGGAACGGCAGGAAAAACGCCCCCCCGGTTCCTATACCGCCAAACTCTTCAACAAGGGCCTGGACAAAATGCTCGAAAAGCTGGGGGAAGAGACCACCGAACTGATCATCGAGGCCAAGAACCGGGACCGGAAAGAGGTTGTCGAGGAAAGCGCCGATGTCCTTTACCACCTGCTGGTAATCCTGGCCGAACAGGGGATTACGCCGGCAGAGGTGTTTGCTGAACTGGCCGAGCGGCGGAAGGATGATTAG
- the hisF gene encoding imidazole glycerol phosphate synthase subunit HisF, producing MLTKRIIPCLDVTDGRVVKGTNFLNLRDAGDPVELAALYDREGADELVFLDITASARGRKTVLDMVYRTAGEVFIPFTVGGGIGSLEDIRAILSAGADKVSINTAAVKNPRLVAEAAQRFGSQCIVVAIDARRAGEGKWEVYIHGGRTPTGIDAVEWARQVEALGAGEILLTSMDRDGTKDGYDLELTRTVARAVNIPVIASGGVGTLEHIAQGLTTGEADAALAASIFHFGEYSIRQVKEYLKERGVPVRLPC from the coding sequence GTGTTGACCAAACGCATCATTCCCTGTTTAGACGTTACCGATGGCCGGGTGGTGAAGGGAACCAATTTTTTAAACCTGCGGGACGCCGGGGATCCCGTGGAACTGGCCGCCCTTTACGACCGGGAAGGAGCCGACGAACTGGTCTTCTTGGACATCACCGCCTCGGCCCGGGGCCGCAAAACGGTCCTGGACATGGTTTACCGCACGGCGGGAGAAGTATTCATCCCTTTTACCGTGGGGGGCGGGATAGGCTCCCTGGAGGACATCCGGGCCATTCTGTCTGCAGGGGCGGACAAGGTGTCCATCAACACTGCGGCGGTAAAAAACCCCCGGCTGGTGGCGGAGGCGGCCCAGCGATTCGGCAGTCAGTGCATTGTGGTGGCCATTGATGCCCGCCGGGCAGGGGAAGGAAAATGGGAAGTGTACATACACGGCGGGCGTACCCCCACCGGTATCGACGCCGTGGAGTGGGCCAGGCAGGTGGAAGCACTGGGAGCAGGGGAGATCCTGCTTACCAGTATGGACAGGGACGGCACCAAAGACGGCTACGACCTGGAGCTAACCCGTACTGTGGCCCGGGCGGTAAACATACCGGTAATTGCTTCCGGTGGGGTGGGCACTTTAGAACATATTGCCCAGGGGCTGACCACCGGCGAGGCCGATGCGGCTCTGGCGGCTTCCATCTTTCATTTTGGTGAATACTCCATCCGCCAGGTAAAGGAATACCTCAAGGAACGGGGTGTCCCCGTACGGCTGCCCTGTTAG